A single genomic interval of Arthrobacter sp. NicSoilB8 harbors:
- a CDS encoding aminoglycoside phosphotransferase family protein produces the protein MSTALQGVWLRAQRREADRALAARDARIPGLNWVLDDDLLSGLLGESVRITRTRYKPHTSAVVAFRRGGNWTIDGAGSYGWASTTAPEHVGKLQRRADSSREHGGGVRLVRPDDRHADVVVAVGPLDEDWPLRPNLRWLRDHGLARLGALPEAGRFLDPPVSVLRYNPERRLVARVPSATLPVVVKTAVQADEAAAGLRLRRRLESHGIPVLPELADPECAAHGISASPYWGHGDLSGGDNDPATYRAGQALAAIHGMGPETSTDPTADVADLIRQLAATRSMITCLFPALEAPAVRLTGRLLEILGAVGPHAPQQVLVHGDFSADQILVDGQAVRIIDFDRVRTSDPARDLGSFAAVEDIADPAGAGPAAGGRKTAQLLEGYHAAGGHLSQTRVDAWAAFRLFLNSVDPFRNRASDWPAATDWHIRRALELIA, from the coding sequence ATGAGCACCGCCCTGCAGGGAGTATGGCTGCGGGCGCAGCGGCGCGAAGCTGACCGCGCCCTGGCGGCCCGGGACGCCCGGATCCCGGGCCTGAACTGGGTCCTGGACGACGATCTGCTCTCCGGGCTTCTGGGCGAAAGTGTCCGGATCACCAGGACCCGCTACAAACCGCACACCTCCGCCGTCGTCGCCTTCCGCCGGGGCGGCAACTGGACCATCGACGGGGCCGGCAGCTATGGCTGGGCATCCACCACGGCGCCGGAGCACGTCGGGAAACTGCAGCGACGGGCGGACAGTTCGCGGGAGCACGGCGGCGGCGTCCGGCTTGTCCGGCCCGATGACCGGCACGCCGACGTCGTCGTGGCCGTCGGCCCCCTCGACGAGGACTGGCCGCTGCGCCCCAACCTTCGGTGGCTCCGGGACCACGGGCTCGCACGGCTCGGAGCACTCCCCGAGGCGGGGCGCTTCCTGGACCCGCCGGTCAGCGTGCTGCGATACAACCCGGAGCGCAGGCTTGTTGCCAGGGTCCCCTCGGCGACACTGCCCGTCGTCGTCAAGACCGCCGTCCAAGCTGACGAGGCCGCCGCGGGCCTCCGCCTGCGGCGGCGCCTGGAGAGCCATGGCATCCCGGTCCTGCCGGAACTGGCCGACCCGGAATGCGCCGCGCACGGCATCAGCGCCTCGCCGTACTGGGGCCATGGAGACCTGAGCGGCGGCGACAACGATCCGGCCACCTACCGCGCAGGCCAGGCCCTGGCCGCGATCCACGGCATGGGCCCGGAAACCTCCACGGATCCGACGGCGGACGTGGCGGACCTGATACGCCAGCTCGCCGCCACGCGGTCCATGATCACCTGCCTGTTTCCGGCGCTCGAGGCTCCGGCAGTCCGGCTCACCGGCCGGCTCTTGGAAATTCTCGGCGCCGTGGGCCCACACGCGCCGCAGCAGGTGCTGGTCCATGGTGACTTCTCGGCGGACCAGATACTGGTTGACGGTCAGGCCGTCCGCATCATCGACTTCGACCGCGTCAGGACCTCCGACCCGGCGAGGGACCTGGGGTCCTTTGCCGCGGTGGAGGACATCGCGGACCCCGCCGGTGCCGGTCCCGCGGCCGGTGGCCGCAAGACAGCCCAGCTGCTCGAGGGTTACCACGCGGCCGGCGGGCACCTTTCGCAGACCAGGGTGGATGCGTGGGCGGCCTTCCGGTTGTTCCTGAACAGTGTCGACCCGTTCCGGAACCGGGCCAGCGACTGGCCGGCCGCCACGGACTGGCATATCCGCCGGGCCTTGGAGTTGATCGCATGA
- a CDS encoding ABC transporter ATP-binding protein: MTTASRHSHARSWHALGWRKLWRRPPAQAPAEPTPLRRTLRCVRPHLRGHRLLITWGFIAMAVEILFRLLEPWPVKIVLDSVSHSLGANLRKSPLSVEASAEVLLLCAGAVIVISLIRAVASYLSAISFALVGTRISSELRARTFRHLQGLSMRHHSRASTGDTVQRLVGDVSRLQEVAVTAGLPLIGNIVSLVAMIIIMLWLDPLIALVTFLSIGIFILLSRKSSGSITTAARKSRKGESALATTAAQTLVAMREVQAYGLEDTISSGFRKSNQAALGSGVATLRLSASLQRKTDVLTGIATAVVLAAGGWRVMQHAMTPGDLIVFLFYLKTGLRPLKDVARYTSRIARATASGERVADLLETQSDVPEAPHAVALKSSHPDIVFDHVWAGHFDGTAVLKGITLTIPAGQHCAVLGPSGAGKSTLASMILRMVDPWEGSVSLGGEDLRTLTIASVRAHVSILLQDSVLFGTSVRENIRFGRLDATDEEIEAVAALAQADGFIRALPQGYETVLGEAANDLSGGQRQRLAVARAMLRKAPIVILDEATAGLDPASRDSVLGALDTLTEGRTAITITHDVNSAQSCDRVIWLEDGEILEDGPPQSLLAEPDSRYAGWVQRQQTGEPGELVKVPS; the protein is encoded by the coding sequence ATGACCACCGCGTCCAGGCATTCGCACGCCCGCAGCTGGCATGCCCTTGGCTGGCGGAAGCTGTGGCGAAGGCCCCCCGCCCAGGCACCGGCTGAACCCACACCGCTGCGGCGGACCCTGCGGTGCGTGCGCCCGCATCTGCGCGGGCACAGGCTGCTCATCACCTGGGGATTCATTGCCATGGCCGTGGAAATCCTCTTCCGGCTCCTTGAACCGTGGCCGGTAAAGATCGTCCTCGACTCCGTCTCGCACTCCCTCGGCGCCAATCTGCGCAAGTCCCCGCTCAGCGTAGAGGCAAGCGCCGAGGTGCTGCTCCTCTGCGCCGGCGCGGTGATTGTCATCAGCCTCATCCGGGCCGTGGCCAGCTACCTCTCCGCGATTTCGTTTGCCCTTGTGGGTACCCGGATCTCCTCCGAATTGCGCGCCCGAACCTTCCGCCACCTCCAGGGCCTGTCCATGCGCCACCACAGCCGAGCCTCCACCGGCGACACAGTCCAGCGGCTCGTCGGGGACGTATCCCGGCTGCAGGAAGTGGCGGTCACGGCGGGGCTCCCGCTCATCGGCAACATCGTGTCGCTGGTCGCAATGATCATCATTATGCTCTGGCTCGATCCTTTGATCGCCCTGGTGACATTCCTGTCCATCGGGATATTCATCCTGCTGTCCCGCAAGAGCTCTGGATCGATTACCACCGCGGCCCGCAAGTCGCGCAAAGGCGAAAGCGCCCTGGCCACCACCGCCGCCCAGACGCTCGTAGCAATGCGCGAAGTCCAGGCGTACGGGCTCGAAGACACCATCAGCTCGGGCTTCCGCAAGAGCAATCAGGCAGCCCTTGGCTCCGGGGTGGCCACACTGCGGCTGTCCGCCAGCCTGCAACGGAAGACCGACGTCCTGACAGGAATCGCGACGGCGGTTGTCCTGGCTGCCGGTGGATGGAGGGTGATGCAGCATGCGATGACCCCTGGGGACCTGATCGTTTTCCTGTTCTACCTGAAAACCGGGCTGAGGCCGCTCAAGGATGTGGCCCGGTACACGAGCCGCATCGCCCGCGCCACGGCCTCCGGGGAACGGGTGGCGGACCTGCTGGAGACCCAGAGCGACGTGCCCGAGGCACCCCACGCCGTCGCCCTCAAGAGCTCCCACCCGGACATCGTGTTCGACCATGTCTGGGCCGGCCACTTCGACGGAACCGCGGTGCTCAAGGGGATCACCCTGACCATACCGGCAGGTCAGCACTGCGCCGTACTGGGGCCCTCCGGGGCCGGGAAGTCCACGCTCGCCAGCATGATCCTCCGGATGGTGGACCCCTGGGAGGGCAGTGTCAGCCTCGGAGGCGAGGACCTGCGGACCCTGACGATCGCCTCCGTGCGCGCCCATGTCTCAATCCTGCTCCAGGACTCCGTGTTGTTCGGAACGTCCGTCCGGGAGAACATCAGGTTCGGCCGCCTCGATGCCACCGACGAGGAGATCGAAGCCGTGGCGGCCCTTGCCCAGGCCGACGGTTTCATCCGCGCACTGCCCCAGGGCTACGAAACGGTCCTCGGTGAGGCGGCCAACGATCTTTCCGGGGGCCAGCGCCAACGGTTGGCCGTCGCCCGCGCCATGCTCCGCAAAGCGCCCATCGTGATCCTGGACGAGGCGACGGCCGGGCTTGATCCGGCATCCCGGGATTCGGTCCTCGGCGCCCTGGACACGCTCACCGAGGGCCGGACTGCCATCACGATTACCCACGACGTCAACTCAGCCCAGTCGTGCGACCGGGTGATCTGGCTCGAAGACGGCGAAATCCTTGAAGACGGGCCGCCGCAGTCATTGCTGGCCGAACCGGACTCCCGCTATGCCGGCTGGGTCCAGCGGCAGCAGACCGGCGAACCGGGCGAACTGGTCAAGGTGCCGTCATGA
- a CDS encoding glycosyltransferase, giving the protein MSPSEPGTAYVLKMYPRFSETFIVSEILAREAAGDRLEIFSLRPTDDPRFHPELARVQAPVTYIDRPIKTIALWESLRMAEAAGLTAAIGRNFAELAAARADDAVQAINLATALQDRNIRHMHVHFASGATTVARLASFITGIPFSFTAHAVDIFHESVSDDDLRLKLEQAHHAVTISRYNMRYLRRRFPASTSRLHLVRNGLELERFPYREPRPLGSTLRVAAVGRLVEKKGFQYLLPAAAELLEQGVRLDLRIAGTGIMAEELEASIDQLRLGEHVRLLGPQTQDQVHELLHSADIFVAPCVVGADGNADGMPTVLLEAMATGVPCVSTSVTGIPEVVRNGSTGVLVRPGNHHALARGIRTLGLPATDRLAVSRNARALVEEDFDVRRQVELLRSLSRSERQVA; this is encoded by the coding sequence GTGTCGCCGTCTGAACCGGGGACCGCTTACGTCCTCAAAATGTATCCGCGCTTCTCCGAAACGTTCATCGTCTCGGAGATCCTGGCCCGCGAAGCGGCGGGTGACCGGCTCGAGATCTTCTCCCTCCGGCCCACTGACGACCCCCGGTTCCACCCCGAGCTCGCCCGCGTCCAGGCGCCGGTGACCTACATTGACCGCCCCATCAAAACTATTGCCCTGTGGGAGAGCCTCCGGATGGCCGAGGCGGCCGGGCTCACGGCCGCCATCGGCCGGAATTTCGCCGAACTCGCCGCCGCCAGGGCCGACGACGCCGTGCAGGCCATCAACCTGGCTACGGCCCTGCAGGACCGCAACATCCGGCACATGCACGTCCATTTCGCCTCGGGCGCCACCACCGTGGCCCGGCTGGCGTCCTTCATTACCGGCATCCCGTTCTCGTTCACCGCCCACGCGGTGGACATCTTCCACGAATCGGTCAGCGACGACGATCTGCGGCTCAAGCTCGAACAGGCCCACCACGCCGTGACCATCAGCCGGTACAACATGCGCTACCTGCGCCGCCGCTTCCCGGCGTCGACGTCCCGGCTCCATCTCGTGCGCAACGGCCTGGAACTTGAGCGATTCCCGTACCGGGAGCCGCGCCCGCTCGGCAGCACCCTGCGCGTCGCCGCCGTCGGGCGCCTGGTGGAGAAGAAGGGCTTCCAGTATCTGCTGCCCGCCGCCGCCGAACTGCTGGAGCAGGGAGTCAGGCTGGACCTCCGGATCGCCGGGACCGGGATCATGGCCGAGGAGCTGGAGGCCAGCATCGATCAGCTCCGGCTCGGCGAGCATGTCCGCCTCCTCGGCCCGCAGACCCAGGACCAGGTCCACGAGCTACTCCACTCGGCCGATATTTTCGTGGCGCCCTGCGTGGTCGGCGCCGACGGCAACGCCGACGGCATGCCCACGGTCCTGCTCGAGGCCATGGCCACCGGCGTGCCCTGCGTCAGCACGTCAGTCACCGGGATCCCCGAAGTGGTCCGGAACGGCTCCACCGGGGTCCTGGTCCGCCCCGGCAACCATCACGCCCTGGCCCGTGGCATCCGCACGCTCGGCCTTCCCGCCACGGACAGGCTGGCCGTTTCCCGCAATGCCCGCGCCCTGGTGGAGGAGGACTTCGACGTCCGCCGCCAGGTCGAACTCCTGAGGTCCCTCTCCCGTTCGGAAAGGCAGGTCGCATGA
- a CDS encoding glycosyltransferase, with translation MAHALTNQLPGLTGRPVTGILITGTALAPAFRLPEGWDWVLLPGIGKGSEGYLPRNLALPMHELVPLRARLLQATLAGFRPHLVIVDRHATGVHGELETALRRAQAAGSVRVVLGLREVLDSPATAATEWARVGGPRVVKALFDAIWVYGDPAVYDPVAAGEIPFALRKLIRYTGYLAEGRPPASGTSCMPGRYCLTTVGGGSDGYALARVAVAAAVPDGLGHLVVAGPQMPAEQLADLRQRARPGVKVVSAVEDIVFHIRHAGAVVSMGGYNTVCEIMSTAVPALIVPRIQSRAEQRTRAASLAAAGYLEQHEIGTLTPEFLAGWLASRLGTTVDRRRAVLDGLIRVPQLAAELLQPLIAADQVTADQFGAGQMSAAQISAAGRRAARANGASRVAV, from the coding sequence TTGGCCCATGCACTGACCAATCAGCTTCCCGGGCTGACCGGCCGCCCCGTCACCGGAATCCTTATCACCGGCACGGCCCTGGCCCCGGCGTTCCGGCTCCCCGAGGGATGGGACTGGGTTCTGCTGCCCGGTATTGGGAAGGGCTCCGAGGGCTACCTGCCCCGCAACCTGGCGCTGCCCATGCACGAGCTGGTGCCGCTGCGGGCCAGGCTGCTGCAGGCAACGCTGGCCGGGTTCCGCCCCCATCTGGTGATCGTGGACCGCCATGCGACGGGCGTCCACGGCGAGCTCGAAACGGCCTTGCGGCGCGCACAGGCTGCCGGGTCCGTGCGGGTGGTGCTCGGTCTCCGCGAGGTCCTGGACTCCCCCGCCACGGCCGCCACCGAATGGGCCCGGGTTGGCGGGCCCCGCGTGGTCAAGGCGCTGTTCGACGCCATCTGGGTCTACGGTGATCCCGCCGTCTATGACCCCGTGGCCGCCGGCGAGATACCGTTCGCCCTCCGCAAGCTCATCCGCTACACCGGCTACCTCGCCGAGGGACGCCCCCCGGCATCCGGAACCAGCTGCATGCCCGGGCGGTATTGCCTGACGACGGTCGGCGGCGGTTCGGACGGCTATGCCCTGGCCAGGGTGGCCGTCGCCGCGGCGGTCCCGGACGGGCTGGGACATCTGGTGGTGGCCGGGCCGCAGATGCCCGCCGAGCAACTCGCCGACCTCCGTCAGCGGGCCCGCCCCGGCGTCAAAGTGGTGTCCGCGGTGGAGGACATCGTATTCCACATCCGGCACGCCGGCGCCGTCGTCTCGATGGGCGGCTACAACACGGTGTGCGAGATCATGAGCACGGCCGTCCCCGCGCTGATCGTGCCCCGCATACAGTCGCGGGCCGAGCAGCGGACCCGGGCCGCGTCCCTGGCCGCGGCCGGATACCTGGAGCAGCACGAGATCGGCACCCTGACGCCGGAGTTCCTCGCCGGCTGGCTGGCCTCCCGGCTCGGCACCACTGTGGACCGCCGTCGCGCCGTCCTGGACGGCCTGATCCGCGTCCCGCAACTGGCAGCCGAGCTGCTGCAGCCCCTGATTGCCGCCGATCAGGTTACCGCCGATCAGTTCGGTGCCGGTCAGATGAGTGCCGCTCAGATCAGTGCCGCTGGCCGGCGGGCGGCACGCGCGAACGGAGCCAGCCGTGTCGCCGTCTGA
- a CDS encoding serine hydrolase, translated as MTNPGSRPAAPVHRRNLLLVWAAAALVLAAAVVLGAIRTVPSPQGEFLTVAHRPEEHQSAADQTAPTAAPRPAVDLSAEIQRIIGEHPEHRIGVAVVDTGDGRLQSYGDVAPYTAASTAKVLTAAAYYHLVETGDKSLDAPLGAFTAAFQLKAMINTSSDDSWLLLMQDIGYPRLTAYAASLGITYDPQQNLLAPADMARLLNQLATGKLLDAGHTAELLGYMQKTNDEDLIPAATAPGITVHHKYGVVQGYVHDAALLSAGDRSYAVVIYTWGPDDADSADRLDLIHDLTHQLTGALFGQ; from the coding sequence ATGACGAATCCGGGCAGCCGGCCGGCCGCTCCCGTCCACCGCAGGAACTTGCTTCTGGTCTGGGCCGCCGCCGCGCTGGTACTGGCCGCCGCCGTCGTCCTAGGCGCCATCCGCACCGTGCCGTCACCGCAGGGTGAATTCCTTACCGTCGCCCACCGGCCGGAGGAGCACCAGTCCGCCGCGGACCAAACCGCGCCGACGGCGGCGCCGCGCCCCGCCGTCGACCTCTCCGCCGAGATCCAGCGGATCATCGGCGAGCACCCCGAGCACCGGATCGGCGTCGCCGTGGTGGACACCGGCGACGGCCGGCTGCAGAGCTACGGCGACGTGGCACCTTACACGGCGGCGAGCACCGCCAAGGTCCTGACCGCCGCCGCCTACTACCATCTCGTGGAAACGGGCGACAAGTCCCTCGACGCTCCCCTGGGCGCGTTCACCGCCGCGTTCCAGCTCAAGGCCATGATCAACACCAGCAGCGATGACTCGTGGCTCCTGCTGATGCAGGACATCGGCTACCCCCGCCTGACCGCCTACGCCGCCAGCCTGGGCATCACCTACGATCCCCAACAGAACCTCCTGGCCCCGGCCGACATGGCGCGGCTCCTCAACCAGCTCGCCACGGGCAAGCTCCTGGACGCCGGGCACACCGCCGAACTGCTCGGCTACATGCAAAAGACCAATGACGAGGACCTCATCCCGGCGGCCACCGCCCCCGGCATCACGGTTCACCACAAGTACGGCGTGGTCCAGGGCTATGTCCACGACGCCGCGCTGCTCAGTGCCGGCGACCGCTCCTATGCGGTGGTCATCTACACGTGGGGGCCGGACGACGCCGACAGCGCGGACCGGCTCGACCTCATCCACGACCTGACGCACCAGCTCACCGGTGCCCTGTTTGGGCAGTAG
- a CDS encoding glycosyltransferase family 4 protein: MTRVAYLCADPGVPVFGTKGSSVHVQEIVRAWRGAGAAVTVYCTRLGTERPRDLADLDVVEVKPESVPGPARERAIQDAALGLVDEVLRHGCGLFYERYSLFSPALSVVARVLDVPSVLEVNAPLIEEQQRYRELLDVKKAETVFRRNAATADVVACVSEPVVRWVHARVPTARTVLAPNGVNVDRITPRRSGRRKPDHLTVAFVGTLKPWHGVPCLLHAVALANQQTLDPALRWQLLVVGDGPGRADLERLAASLGVPAEFTGAVAPAAVSGLLADCDAAAAPYPPDAPGEDDYFSPLKVFEYMAAALPVIASAVGQIPYIIQHGRTGILVPPGEPAALAEALLRLGEDPELRGRLGREARSDAVLRFSWSGVLSRITAALPPARRLAVQ; this comes from the coding sequence ATGACACGCGTGGCCTACCTCTGCGCCGACCCCGGCGTGCCCGTCTTCGGCACCAAGGGTTCCTCGGTCCATGTCCAGGAAATCGTCCGGGCATGGCGCGGCGCCGGTGCCGCCGTCACCGTCTACTGCACCCGGCTCGGCACCGAGCGGCCCCGCGACCTGGCCGACCTCGACGTCGTCGAAGTCAAGCCGGAATCCGTCCCCGGCCCCGCGCGGGAACGGGCCATCCAGGACGCCGCGCTGGGCCTGGTGGACGAGGTCCTGCGCCACGGCTGCGGACTTTTTTACGAGCGCTATTCACTGTTCAGCCCGGCCCTGTCCGTGGTGGCCCGCGTCCTGGACGTGCCGTCGGTGCTGGAGGTCAATGCGCCGCTCATCGAGGAGCAGCAGCGGTACCGTGAGCTGCTGGATGTGAAGAAGGCCGAGACGGTGTTCCGCCGCAATGCGGCTACGGCCGACGTCGTGGCCTGCGTCTCGGAGCCCGTGGTGCGCTGGGTGCATGCGCGGGTGCCGACGGCGCGGACGGTGCTGGCGCCGAACGGCGTGAACGTCGACCGGATCACGCCCCGCCGCTCCGGCCGCCGGAAACCGGACCATCTCACGGTGGCGTTTGTTGGAACCCTGAAGCCCTGGCACGGTGTCCCTTGCCTGCTGCACGCTGTGGCCCTGGCCAACCAGCAGACCCTCGACCCGGCCCTCCGCTGGCAGCTCCTCGTGGTCGGTGACGGCCCCGGCAGGGCGGACCTCGAACGCCTCGCCGCGTCCCTCGGCGTGCCGGCGGAGTTCACCGGCGCCGTAGCACCGGCTGCCGTGTCCGGCCTCCTGGCCGACTGCGACGCCGCCGCCGCACCTTATCCCCCGGACGCGCCCGGCGAGGACGATTACTTCTCGCCGCTGAAGGTCTTCGAATACATGGCGGCCGCACTGCCGGTGATCGCGAGCGCCGTCGGGCAGATCCCCTACATCATCCAGCATGGGCGCACCGGCATCCTGGTCCCGCCCGGGGAACCGGCCGCACTCGCGGAAGCCCTCCTCCGGCTTGGCGAAGATCCGGAGCTGCGGGGCCGGCTGGGGCGCGAGGCCCGCAGCGACGCGGTGCTGAGATTCAGCTGGAGCGGGGTACTGTCCCGCATCACCGCGGCACTGCCGCCTGCGCGCAGACTGGCCGTGCAATGA
- a CDS encoding ATP-binding protein produces the protein MTDSDELPGGNRPPGPAQPGQGPAPQGAPWQGPTPQGASGQPPAAPAAPADGTVDPSGWGAKIHSVRFRVVAAMLGMMLAGLFTAGLVTFVVQFQESDARIDQAILDKAKSVVKMVQTNKKTSGDYANRSYISALHEAAEDIEPRSNEVMAGIVDGRVAWTVEGNPDRDLLNDSMLSDAAGLRNEVGASFGELNSDGRPLRTVVLPMKGADGTFFLVGRDAGDQREHNLSSVQTYSLVALSMLLAAAVIGGVVAGRLLYPLRMLREASNAVSPEDLTQRVEVRKGEDDVTLLAKTFNTMLERLDEGAQQQQQFLDDAGHELRTPLTILRGHLELETVDDPEDVIATRDVLLDEVDRMQRLVDDLLLLANSGHPDFIRREPVPIPDLLDQVMEKVHVLADRHWQIDEKADYVVDADPQRLTQALVQLAANAVKYTGRSSTIALGSRIEGPTAADGTPLPASDTLLLWVRDDGVGIAAEDQQRIFERFGRAHTGRGEEGSGLGLAIVAAIAQAHGGLATVESEYGHGATFLIRIPLQSASVRV, from the coding sequence GTGACCGACTCTGATGAACTCCCCGGCGGGAACCGCCCGCCCGGGCCGGCCCAGCCTGGGCAGGGCCCTGCCCCGCAGGGCGCGCCGTGGCAGGGCCCTACCCCGCAGGGCGCGTCCGGGCAGCCCCCGGCCGCACCGGCCGCACCGGCCGACGGGACCGTGGACCCCTCCGGCTGGGGCGCGAAGATCCACTCGGTGCGTTTCCGGGTGGTGGCCGCCATGCTGGGCATGATGCTCGCCGGGCTTTTCACCGCGGGGCTGGTCACGTTCGTGGTCCAGTTCCAGGAGTCCGATGCCCGGATTGACCAGGCGATCCTGGACAAGGCCAAATCCGTGGTCAAGATGGTGCAGACCAACAAGAAAACCTCCGGGGACTACGCCAACAGGAGCTACATCAGCGCACTCCACGAGGCCGCCGAGGACATCGAGCCCCGCAGCAACGAGGTAATGGCGGGAATCGTGGACGGGCGGGTGGCGTGGACCGTTGAGGGCAACCCGGACAGAGACCTCCTGAACGACAGCATGCTCTCCGACGCCGCCGGGCTCAGGAATGAGGTAGGCGCGTCCTTCGGCGAGCTGAACTCGGACGGCCGCCCGCTCAGGACTGTCGTGCTGCCGATGAAAGGCGCCGACGGGACCTTCTTCCTGGTCGGCCGGGACGCGGGCGATCAGCGCGAGCACAACCTCAGCTCCGTCCAGACGTATTCGCTGGTCGCCCTCAGCATGCTCCTGGCTGCCGCGGTGATCGGCGGCGTCGTCGCCGGGCGCCTGCTCTATCCGCTCCGCATGCTGCGCGAGGCTTCCAACGCGGTCAGCCCGGAGGACCTCACGCAGCGGGTGGAGGTGCGCAAGGGCGAGGACGACGTCACTCTGCTGGCCAAGACTTTCAACACCATGCTCGAACGGCTGGATGAGGGCGCCCAGCAGCAGCAGCAGTTCCTGGACGACGCCGGCCACGAGCTGCGAACGCCGCTGACCATCCTCCGTGGCCACCTCGAGCTCGAGACGGTCGATGACCCGGAGGATGTCATTGCCACGCGGGACGTGCTGCTGGACGAGGTGGACCGGATGCAGCGCCTCGTGGACGACCTCCTGCTGCTCGCAAACTCCGGCCACCCCGACTTCATCCGGCGTGAACCCGTCCCGATCCCGGACCTTCTGGATCAGGTCATGGAGAAGGTGCACGTCCTGGCCGACCGGCACTGGCAGATCGATGAAAAAGCCGACTACGTAGTGGACGCGGATCCGCAGCGCCTCACCCAGGCCCTGGTCCAGCTCGCCGCGAACGCCGTCAAGTACACCGGGCGGTCCTCCACCATTGCGCTCGGCTCCCGGATCGAGGGCCCGACGGCGGCCGACGGAACGCCGCTGCCGGCGTCGGACACCCTCCTGCTGTGGGTGCGGGACGACGGCGTTGGCATCGCTGCCGAGGACCAGCAACGGATCTTCGAACGGTTCGGCCGGGCGCACACAGGCCGCGGCGAGGAAGGCTCGGGGCTGGGCCTCGCAATCGTCGCGGCCATCGCCCAGGCTCACGGCGGCCTGGCCACCGTGGAATCCGAATACGGCCACGGGGCCACTTTCCTGATCCGGATCCCGCTGCAGTCCGCCAGCGTCCGCGTCTGA
- a CDS encoding response regulator transcription factor, whose protein sequence is MIRILIAEDEERISRFIEKGLRAAGYAPTVVSDGVTAVDYAASGEFDLLLLDIGLPRLDGFAVLAALRHGQVGIPVIFLTARGSSADTVAALEGGADDYIVKPFHFEELVARIRARTRRGDTGDPLAGSILRYGPLELNLHTRTVSVDGRMVELSAREFALVEMFLLHPGQVLTRQQLLSHVWGYDFDSTSNVVDVYVRQLRMKIGANRILTTRGAGYRLG, encoded by the coding sequence GTGATCCGGATCCTCATCGCAGAAGACGAAGAACGCATTTCCCGCTTCATCGAAAAAGGCCTGCGCGCCGCCGGCTACGCCCCCACGGTGGTAAGCGACGGCGTCACGGCCGTGGACTACGCGGCCAGCGGCGAATTCGACCTCCTGCTCCTGGACATCGGTCTCCCCCGTTTGGACGGCTTCGCCGTACTGGCCGCCCTGCGCCACGGACAGGTGGGAATACCGGTCATCTTCCTCACAGCCCGAGGCTCGTCCGCCGACACCGTTGCAGCGCTGGAAGGCGGCGCCGACGACTACATCGTCAAGCCGTTCCACTTCGAGGAACTCGTGGCCCGCATCAGGGCCCGGACACGCCGGGGGGACACCGGCGATCCGCTCGCGGGAAGCATCCTGCGCTACGGACCCCTGGAGCTGAACCTGCACACCCGCACGGTCAGCGTGGACGGCCGGATGGTGGAGCTCTCCGCCCGCGAATTCGCCTTGGTGGAAATGTTCCTGCTGCACCCCGGGCAGGTCCTGACCCGGCAACAACTGCTGAGCCACGTGTGGGGCTACGACTTCGACAGCACGTCCAACGTGGTGGACGTCTACGTGCGGCAGTTGCGGATGAAGATCGGCGCCAACCGCATTCTCACCACGCGCGGCGCCGGCTACCGCCTTGGCTAG